The Apium graveolens cultivar Ventura chromosome 6, ASM990537v1, whole genome shotgun sequence genome contains a region encoding:
- the LOC141666139 gene encoding uncharacterized protein LOC141666139, whose amino-acid sequence MSHGEDRVKRAKVQTLRAEFEMMSMKDPEIIDEFRMKLSALVTNIRALGETVEESYIVKKLLRAFGQLEEMYVEEAVGTLKAHEERLDGQIEKPVGQLMLNEEEWEKREASEGRLQFSREEWLKRSNKSRGTSSYQGQHDKSKEKEKKLKANLAQIQDDEPALLLTEFEKVNNDILLLNEKGLVPKLQKDEAMKVESNLWYLDNEASNHMTGLRSKFNELDERVTRQVKFGDGSLVEIKGKGSMLFKCKIGEERIFHKIRKSFPSHANFRVKQPLELIHRDLCGSITPATKAGNKYFVLLVDDYSRVMWVYLLSRKDEALGAFKKFKLLVERDSEKKVKMMRTDRGGEFCSKKFIEYCDNMGISRQFTTPYTPQ is encoded by the exons ATGTCCCATGGGGAAGATCGAGTCAAGAGGGCCAAGGTTCAAACACTTAGGGCAGAGTTTGAAATGATGAGCATGAAAGATCCGGAGATAATCGATGAGTTTAGAATGAAATTGAGTGCACTGGTCACAAACATCAGGGCTCTAGGAGAAACCGTGGAGGAGAGTTACATAGTGAAGAAACTGCTGAGAGCT TTTGGACAACTAGAAGAAATGTATGTGGAAGAGGCAGTAGGCACATTAAAGGCACACGAAGAAAGACTGGATGGACAAATTGAGAAACCTGTGGGTCAATTGATGTTAAATGAAGAGGAGTGGGAGAAACGAGAAGCCAGTGAAGGTCGTCTTCAGTTTTCTAGGGAAGAATGGCTTAAGAGGTCAAATAAAAGTCGAGGTACATCTAGCTATCAAGGACAACATGACAAGAGTAAG gaaaaagaaaagaagctaaAGGCGAACCTTGCACAAATTCAAGATGACGAACCAGCGTTGCTCCTAACAGAATTTGAGAAGGTTAACAATGACATATTGTTACTTAATGAGAAAGGGTTGGTTCCAAAGTTACAGAAGGATGAGGCCATGAAAGTCGAAAGTAATTTGTGGTACCTAGACAATGAAGCAAGTAACCACATGACAGGGTTACGCTCCAAGTTTAACGAACTGGATGAAAGGGTGACAAGGCAAGTGAAGTTCGGAGATGGCTCCCTGGTAGAAATAAAAGGCAAAGGCTCGATGTTGTTCAAATGCAAAATTGGCGAGGAACGAATCTTCCACAAG ATAAGAAAATCTTTTCCTTCTCACGCAAATTTTCGTGTGAAACAACCATTGGAGTTGATTCACAGAGACTTATGTGGGTCAATAACGCCAGCAACAAAAGCAGGTAACAAATACTTTGTGTTATTGGTTGACGATTACAGCAGAGTTATGTGGGTTTACTTACTCTCCAGGAAGGATGAAGCACTTGGGGCATTCAAGAAGTTTAAGTTGCTGGTTGAACGTGACTcagaaaagaaagtaaaaatgATGCGAACTGATAGAGGTGGAGAATTTTGTTCAAAGAAGTTCATAGAATACTGTGATAACATGGGTATCTCAAGGCAATTCACTACTCCTTACACCCCACAGTAA